The nucleotide sequence GAAAATATCCGAAAGACAGTAGAAGAGAGGAACAAACTCTGTATCCTAATCTTGGACAAGTACCCGCACATGATCCGGCACGTCGGTCGTCTTCCTGACGAACCTTGCTTAGCATCGCGCGCACTCTTTATATTATGGTCTACGGTGGCTTCGGGGATCCTCCTCCTTCAAAATAATGTGGGCCGGAAGGGAAGTACAGAAGAGACTGATCCATCAATCATACATGATGACACTACTGCAAAGAGTTGATCTATCTGGTGTCCGGATGTTGCTCAAGTTCACGTGTGTGTTTATCCTTTTTGCTTTTGACCTTTTTTTCTAATCCTTTGTCTTGAGAGCAAAAGGGCTGATGTATTAGGTATTATTATCTTGATAATAATATATCACGTGTTGGAAAAAAATCTTTGATTGATAGTATTTCCGGGCTTTAATCTGATGGTTCGCCCGTTATTTTATTTGATCTGACAAATCAAATATGTATGTTGCTTGTTTAGTACGATAAAAAAAAGTAGTCTATATGCACTCTTAACAGAGAAGCAACCGTTTTTTTCAGGGAACCAAGCAAAGAAATCCTCCCTTTTCCTCGGCGAGGTGCGTATTTAGACAATCTCCTGAATATCCACAGGCCAAAAATCATCATGAAGGCGCTGCGTATTGCATGCTCCATTGCCATCCAAGAAATCTGATATTTTATTAAATCAACAATTGTGCTTCGTCGTAATAGGGCAAAAACCAGAGCCACATGGGATCGACATACACGGATTCGCCAAACCGCCACCCACTCTCCAAACAAGACCTTGTTTAACAAGATACCCTTCCACACCGCCACTGAATTCCCTGGAAATATTGTATCAAGAATGTTACCGTGTGGGCAATACTTTACTTTGCGTGCAACAGCCTCACACATAAGCTATCTGGAGAATCAACCAACCCCCAAGCCTGCTTGGCCAGCACTAAATGTCTTGGCTGATTGTTCGGAGGAGGAATGCAATAATGTCATTATGTTGACTTGGCGGCTATGGCAATTACAATTGGATGCGGTGCACGGTAAAGAGATTCCACCCCTCGAATCCTCGGCCTTATTCCTTGAGAGCTACATGCTCTAGGCTCAAGCGTAGGGTGATCAGCCTTGCAGTGCTTCAAAGGCAAGGAAGATCCAATGTGCAAGGATTCCAAATCGGAAGGATGGTGACACAAATACAAAATTCTTGCACCGTCAGGTAAATGCGAGGCGGAGGAAAAACCACAATCATAGAATCAAGCATGCTCACAGATGGCTGGCCGACCATAAGCAAAAGGGAAAAGGTCATCCACAAGCACTTCTCTAAAGTCATGGGAAGAGGGGCCACCAGCAACTTAGATTTTAACTGGAATGAGCTTGGCATACAACCCTATAGCTTGCTTGATCTTGATGACCCCATCACCGAGGCAAGGTTTGGGAGGCAATCAAGGAAATGCCCCGGGGACAAGGCCCCTGGTCCAGATGGTTTCACGGGCCTCTTTTTCCAACGGTGTTGGGCAGTCATCAAACATGGTATCTTGAGAGTAATACATCGTTTCGACTCCCTACACACGTCCCACCTGCAGTGGCTCAACTCCGCTAATGTGGTGTTATTGCCCAAGAAGGAGGGGGCGGAAGGCATCACCGACTACATGCCCATTAGTCTCTTCCACGTCGTCGCAAAAATCATTGCCAAGATTCTATCTTTACGTCTCGCCCTTCACATGGACGCCTTTGTCTCCAATGCCCAAAGTGCTCTCATAAAAAAGAGGAGCGTTCGTGATAACTTCACGTATGTTCGCAACTTTACTTGCACGTCGAGTCCACAAATGCAAGACCCTTGTCCTTCTGTTCAAACTCGACATTAAAAAGGCCTTCGATTCGGTCAAGTAGGAATATATCCTTGACTTATTGCAACACAAACGGGCTCCCATGCAAATTCCGGATTTGGATTGTTGCCTTACTGtcctcttcctcttcgtgttgCCTTCTCTTGAAGCATGGCCGCGGACTAAGGCAGGGAGGACACGTTGCCCCCTTACTCTTTGTCTTTGCAATCGACCCGCTTCACCAAATTCTCGAACTTGCAACTCGAAAAGGCATCATTCACAAGATCCGCGGGCAAGGTGTCATGTTGAGAACTTCCTTATATGTTGACAATGAGACCATCTTTGTGGCCCCAATCAAGAGGGACATTGACAACCTATCGCTCATCCTGCGGGCCCTTGGTGACGTGATGGGCCTCTGCACCAATGAAAGCTCGGTCATGCCAATTTGTTGCAACCACCTGGAGCTCGAGCTGTGACATGGGCAACTTTCCCCGTAAAATATTTGGGCCTCCCACTTTCAGTATGGCAGCTCAGAAAGGTGGACTTCCAATATCTGGAAGGCAAAGCGGCAGGTAAACTAGTAACTTACGAGGGGCAAAGCATCACTACCATTTGGCGTACAACCCTTGTCAAATCAGTCATCACCTCTTAGGCAGTGTACTCTATCACACCCCTCATCGTGCCGTAGGGCTCTCTCCAGAACATTAACAAGATCGAGAGAGCATTCCTTTGGTCTAATTTGGACAAGACAACCGATGCAAAATGCAAAGTCAACTAGGAGACTATGTGTCGCCCCAAGGATTAGAGAGGCCTTGGGGTTGGGAAACCTTTGCATCGATGAAGACCTCGATTTCTTCTATGCCTCCACCACAATCGTCAGCGGTAATGGGGCAAAAACGCCCTTCTGGGATTCTCCGTGGCTACTTTGCCGGAAACCCAAGGATACTACACGCTAATTCATGAAGCCTCAAGGAGAAAGAATTGGAAAGTGCGGGAGGCGCTTAATGGGTATGCATGGATGATAAAGATCAAACGAGACACCGTCATCTTCGGTGACCACATCCGGGAGCTCTTCACCCTTTGGATGTTAGTTCATGACTTCCATCTTGACGTGAATGCAAAATATGACATTGTTTGGAAACACTTCGTTGATGGGATTTACTCGGCAGCAACTGCATACAAGGAACAATTCCTTGGTTTGACGCTATCTCCCATGGATACCATGGTTTGGAAAGCTTGGGCCCCTCCAAAGGTCAAATTATTCGCCTGGTTGGCTTTGCAAGACCGGATTTGGACCACCGACCTTTTGGAACAACGTGGTTGGCCAAATTGTGGACTTTGCCCAGTTTGCAAGCGGGAGTAAGAAACGGGCATTCACCTTTTCGCCAAGTGCCGCTTCACTGTTAGGCTTTGGTGACTGGTCACTGAAAAGTCTAGGCTTGCGCACACGGACACTTTCAGTTGGCACCTTCAGAAGCAAAAACTGCGCGAGCGAATATATGAAAGTATGATTTAAAATTCCAATATAACATATGATTTGTGTGTGTGAAGTATTCAACCCATgaacaaaaacagaaaaatatGTTGCAAGATCAAAGTACAGCGGAGTGTATCGATGGAAAAAAAAAGTATTTGTGGCGAATGGGCTTGGTGGCGGCCCATCAGCTCCGGAGGCCCGTACAAGAAGCCAGGGCAGGCCGACACCCACGCCCGAAGCCCACGACCGCCGTCCCAACAACCCACCCCCAAAATGACCAAACCGCCCCCAGCCCCCGCACCCCCCACCCCACGCACGCCCGTAATTACCCCTCTCCCCGAGCCCCATTTCCGCCATTTCCCCCCCGCCCGCGGTCTGAAAACGGAGGCCAGCACACTCCGCTGTCACATCCCACACACTCCCACAGCTCCAGCAGCACAACACACAGCGGCTTCTTCTccgttggcggcggcggctagggttttacCACCTCCAAAACCCTAATCTTTCCATCCAATCCAATCCGTCCGTCGTCCATGCCGGCGGCCTCCTGCTAGATTCGCTCACGCCGGAGTTTTTTTCAGCTAGTTTGAGTGCTTGGTGTGGTGCGGCGCGGCGGAGATGACGTCCAACCAGTTCGATCTCCTCGGCGACGTCGACAACGACGACCCCTCgcagctcctcgccgccgccgccgccaagaaggccgcCGAGCCCAagcccgccgcgcccgccgccaaGCCCGGCTCCAAGCCGCCCGCCAAGACCCCGCCGCCCGGTGAGTGACCCTCTCGGTTCGCTCTCTCTCCGATTCGATTGCTGGATGTGTCTTTCGACGCGAGCTTCCATTTCTGTTGCTCATGGTGTGATTCGATTGCTCGATTTGTGGCTGCAGCGGAGGACAGGGGCAACAGGGACGGCGCCGGGCGCGGGAGGGGCGGCCGCGGAGGCGGTGGCGGGGCCAGGACCGGCCCGCGGCGGGACTACGGCGACGCGGACGCCAACGGCGGCTTcgagggcgggggcggcggcggcggctatccGGCGCCTCGCCTGGAGGACGGCgaggggaagcaggcggagagggGGCGCGGGCCGCGCCAGCCCTACCGcggagggggcggccgccgcggggGCTACTCCGACGGGCAGAACACGGACGAGTTCGGGCGCCCGCACCGCTCCTACGAGCGCCGCAGCGGCACCGGCCGCGGCTTCGGGATGAAGCGCGACGGCGCTGGCCGCGGCAACTGGGGGACTGCCACCGACGAAGGGTTCCCACAGTTAAGATTGATCCAATTAGTCTCTGGTTTCATGGCAAGATGCTGATACTTTTTGCTGTTGTGATGTGTGGAGCTTGACGTTTCTTATGTGGCTGGTGGTGATCAGGGAAAATGTGGAGGCTGTCAACACTGAGGAGACCCCTGCTGTGGCAGAGGATGAGAAGAAGCCCGAGGATGCGCCGCAGCCCGAGGCTGAGAAGGTCAAGGAGGGTGCAGAGAATGAAGAGGAAGAGAAGGAAGCTGAGGAAGATAAGGTATATTTTTCAGAATTTGCCATCATCTGATTGATTTAAATTGTGTTGTGGTAGTTGTATGGCGTGTACATTTTGTATTGGCGACAATGGTGATGGTAGCATTTCTTGCTGGATTGGACAATCCAGATACTCCCTCCGATCCGAATTAAATGACGCAGTCTCTATACAATGGCGTAGTTGTCCGTTTTACATTGTATTGAGGTTGCGTCAATTAATTCGGATCAGAGGGACTATCATGTTTTACATATGCTATTCTAGGGGTGTATTAATTCGGATTGGAGGGATATCATGTTTTACATATGCTATTCTAGGGATGTAACGTAATACAGTTACTCGACCAGTCTAGATTTTTGCTGTACACCTGCTCGCGGGATAGCTACTTCTGTCACATTACAGAATGGTTTGAATTAAGCTCTTTGGAAACTGGAATTTTTTCCTCATCCTCCAGGCTAATCTTATTGTCAGCTTTTGTAGTTATCTTCTCATTCGTGCCCATTGCTACATACTTCTGTCAGAATGTATTGCGTTGTTTTTTGTCGCGATTGATCACATACATTTTAGGGTTGTctgacatccatgccaagcactAACTAACCTCAGTGAACCATTTGATTTGCT is from Triticum aestivum cultivar Chinese Spring chromosome 1B, IWGSC CS RefSeq v2.1, whole genome shotgun sequence and encodes:
- the LOC123149335 gene encoding RGG repeats nuclear RNA binding protein A, with amino-acid sequence MTSNQFDLLGDVDNDDPSQLLAAAAAKKAAEPKPAAPAAKPGSKPPAKTPPPAEDRGNRDGAGRGRGGRGGGGGARTGPRRDYGDADANGGFEGGGGGGGYPAPRLEDGEGKQAERGRGPRQPYRGGGGRRGGYSDGQNTDEFGRPHRSYERRSGTGRGFGMKRDGAGRGNWGTATDEGFPQENVEAVNTEETPAVAEDEKKPEDAPQPEAEKVKEGAENEEEEKEAEEDKEMTLEEYEKVLEEKRKAILALKAEERKVEVDKELQSMQQLSVKKDAEEVFIKLGSDKEKKKESTEREERAKKSLSINEFLKSAEGERYNGGRGRGRGFRGRGEARGGYNGGGGGGRRPAAAPAIEDQSQFPTLGGK